A region of Streptomyces halobius DNA encodes the following proteins:
- a CDS encoding very short patch repair endonuclease, producing the protein MHAALPSSPDVSARMSRQTNRDTSAERAVRQLLHASGYRYRIHYPVPGMRRRKIDIAFTRAKLAVLIDGCFWHGCPEHATSPKANAEWWRQKLDRNIERDQETNAQLLSEGWTVLRFWEHESPDAVMRQVAAAVEREKASRRKRPTKGGGR; encoded by the coding sequence ATGCATGCTGCACTCCCCTCCAGCCCTGACGTCTCCGCGCGGATGAGCCGGCAGACCAACCGGGACACCAGTGCCGAACGTGCGGTGCGGCAGCTTCTTCATGCCTCCGGATACCGCTACCGAATCCACTATCCGGTGCCGGGCATGCGCAGACGGAAGATCGACATTGCGTTCACGCGCGCCAAGTTGGCCGTCCTCATCGACGGCTGCTTCTGGCACGGTTGCCCTGAACACGCCACCAGCCCCAAGGCGAACGCGGAATGGTGGCGACAGAAGCTCGATCGCAACATCGAACGGGACCAGGAGACGAACGCACAGCTGCTGTCCGAGGGCTGGACGGTCCTGCGCTTCTGGGAACACGAGTCACCGGACGCCGTTATGCGTCAGGTGGCCGCGGCTGTCGAGCGGGAGAAGGCAAGCAGGCGGAAACGACCCACGAAGGGCGGGGGCCGATGA
- a CDS encoding metallophosphoesterase gives MRARYGVPLSLTAVGAAGLAYAAGFEVRSFRLRRVTVPVLPRGMRPLRVLQVSDIHMVRGQRKKQRWLQSLAGLRPDFVINTGDNLSDPEAVPDALDALGPLMEFPGAYVFGSNDYYGPKLRNPARYLIERTQGRHGLNGNAPAVGVVHNPWEELRDAFDTAGWVGLSNTRGRLKLEGVEIALTGLDDPHIKRDRYAEVAGGPESGADLSLAVVHAPYLRSLDAFTTDGYPLILAGHTHGGQLCIPFYGALVTNCDIDTQRVKGLSTHTAAGNTSFLHVSAGCGTNRYTPVRFACPPEATLLTLTPRDHT, from the coding sequence ATGCGCGCGCGATATGGAGTCCCCCTGTCCCTGACCGCAGTCGGCGCGGCCGGCCTGGCCTACGCCGCCGGCTTCGAAGTCCGCTCCTTCCGCCTCCGACGCGTCACCGTGCCCGTACTGCCGCGCGGTATGCGGCCGTTGCGCGTCCTGCAAGTCTCCGACATCCACATGGTCCGCGGCCAGCGCAAGAAACAGCGCTGGCTCCAGTCGCTCGCCGGCCTGCGCCCCGACTTCGTCATCAACACGGGCGACAACCTCTCCGACCCCGAGGCCGTCCCCGACGCGCTGGACGCGCTCGGCCCGCTGATGGAGTTCCCCGGCGCATACGTCTTCGGCTCCAACGACTACTACGGCCCCAAGCTGCGCAACCCGGCCCGCTACCTGATCGAGCGTACCCAGGGCCGGCACGGCCTCAACGGCAACGCACCCGCCGTCGGCGTCGTCCACAACCCGTGGGAAGAACTGCGCGACGCCTTCGACACGGCCGGCTGGGTCGGCCTGTCCAACACCCGCGGCCGCCTCAAGCTGGAGGGCGTCGAGATCGCCCTGACCGGCCTGGACGACCCGCACATCAAGCGCGACCGCTACGCCGAGGTGGCCGGCGGCCCGGAATCCGGCGCCGATCTCTCCCTTGCCGTCGTGCACGCCCCCTACCTGCGCTCCCTGGACGCCTTCACCACCGACGGCTACCCGCTGATCCTGGCCGGCCACACCCACGGCGGCCAGCTCTGCATCCCCTTCTACGGCGCCCTGGTCACCAACTGCGACATCGACACCCAGCGCGTCAAGGGCCTCTCCACCCACACCGCCGCCGGCAACACCTCCTTCCTCCACGTCTCCGCCGGCTGCGGCACCAACCGCTACACCCCGGTCCGCTTCGCCTGCCCCCCGGAGGCCACCCTGCTCACCCTCACGCCCCGAGACCACACCTGA
- a CDS encoding GatB/YqeY domain-containing protein — translation MTTLKTTLQDDLTTAIKARDELRSATLRLTLTAIHKEEVAGTEARELSDGEVEKIIAREAKKRREAAEAFEKGGRADAAERERAEGEVLADYLPKQLTDEELESLVAAAVAEAKSAGAEGPRAMGAVMKIVNPKVAGRAEGGRVAAAVKKLLSGG, via the coding sequence ATGACCACGCTCAAGACCACGTTGCAGGACGACCTCACCACCGCGATCAAGGCGCGCGACGAGCTGCGTTCCGCCACCCTCCGCCTCACGCTGACCGCGATCCACAAGGAGGAGGTCGCGGGCACCGAGGCGCGCGAGCTGTCCGACGGTGAGGTCGAGAAGATCATCGCGCGGGAGGCGAAGAAGCGCCGGGAGGCCGCGGAGGCGTTCGAGAAGGGCGGCCGGGCCGATGCGGCGGAGCGTGAGCGTGCCGAGGGCGAGGTGCTCGCCGACTATCTGCCCAAGCAGCTGACCGACGAGGAGCTGGAGAGCCTGGTGGCGGCGGCCGTGGCGGAGGCCAAGAGCGCCGGCGCCGAGGGGCCGCGCGCGATGGGCGCCGTCATGAAGATCGTGAACCCGAAGGTGGCGGGCCGGGCCGAGGGCGGCCGGGTGGCCGCGGCGGTGAAGAAGCTGCTGTCCGGAGGCTGA
- a CDS encoding DUF6339 family protein, with the protein MTSRPEHLPERLALISDVQAAEYISTGLLEGREDVPSIALNKVAEALPGDDARLRLHRVRDLIDDAVTKFRDERPTAADAWLAPRLHETLRLTRREAAEKRLWTYMALGVAPDYVVWRHLSDPKADGSRGRVARDRFVGPHYKQTFARLWWAAELFRDGSDYQPVVVACGNQDMLNSALRLDIVDHRPTALALVGLMESGIVRTGREVNALTPAVNTAAATLMYDVIAPDVERDGEPLRDWIAGAASALPSPRNNLPEGPEEERVPEEAVRRLVAHFEELFADAPVRGRASDEGEGLCASAEGIGSDRRTR; encoded by the coding sequence GTGACTTCCCGCCCCGAGCACCTGCCGGAACGGCTTGCTCTGATCTCCGATGTGCAGGCTGCCGAGTACATCTCCACAGGACTGCTCGAGGGGCGCGAGGACGTGCCTTCCATCGCGCTGAACAAGGTTGCCGAAGCGCTGCCCGGCGACGATGCGCGACTGCGGCTGCACCGAGTACGAGATCTGATCGACGACGCTGTGACCAAGTTCCGGGACGAGCGCCCCACGGCGGCGGATGCGTGGTTGGCGCCGCGTCTGCACGAGACCCTTCGGTTGACTCGCCGGGAAGCGGCCGAGAAGAGGCTCTGGACGTATATGGCCCTTGGGGTGGCTCCGGACTACGTCGTCTGGCGGCACCTGTCCGATCCGAAGGCGGACGGTTCGCGCGGACGAGTGGCCCGGGACAGGTTCGTCGGCCCTCACTACAAGCAGACGTTCGCCCGGCTCTGGTGGGCGGCCGAGCTCTTCCGCGACGGCTCGGACTACCAACCCGTCGTCGTGGCCTGCGGTAATCAGGACATGCTCAACTCCGCTCTTCGTCTGGACATCGTCGACCATCGCCCAACCGCTCTTGCCCTCGTCGGACTCATGGAGAGCGGGATTGTGCGCACCGGTCGCGAGGTCAATGCCCTGACGCCCGCAGTCAACACCGCTGCGGCGACACTGATGTACGACGTCATTGCCCCGGATGTGGAGCGTGACGGGGAGCCTCTGCGCGACTGGATCGCGGGGGCCGCATCAGCCCTCCCGTCCCCCCGGAACAACCTTCCTGAAGGCCCGGAGGAGGAGCGTGTCCCGGAGGAGGCGGTTCGGAGACTGGTCGCCCACTTCGAGGAGCTGTTCGCGGATGCGCCGGTCAGGGGGCGGGCTTCCGACGAGGGCGAGGGACTCTGTGCGAGTGCGGAGGGCATCGGCTCTGATCGCCGCACCCGATGA
- a CDS encoding DNA cytosine methyltransferase, whose amino-acid sequence MSELRFVDVCAGAGGLDLGLEHAGFEPVLLLDKKPVACDTLRRNRPTWHVLQADLLDFAPSRHREIYDIDLLSAGLPRVKSSATVARTESEGELRLLEATVYLAHAVRPRALVIENVPGLVGAPDFEPIRDLIHKELNHLGYRFRWFLLNAADFGVPQDRRQGLLVALKKQHFDAFRPPEPTVRKHLPVGRALRRSMAMGGWRDADRWAAQALSVAPTLVGGSDRRGGADLGPAGTKKAWARMGVDGGTVADNVPGPDFAWAPETGRHGMVRITTDQAALLQGFPSDWGFAGKKTARYRQIGHASPPPVARALGLAIRAALTAPAPPVAGYTSIP is encoded by the coding sequence ATGAGCGAACTACGATTCGTCGACGTGTGCGCAGGGGCTGGTGGATTGGACTTGGGGCTGGAACACGCCGGCTTCGAACCCGTACTGCTCCTGGACAAGAAGCCTGTGGCTTGCGACACACTGCGCAGGAACCGTCCGACGTGGCACGTTCTGCAAGCGGACCTGCTGGACTTCGCCCCTTCGCGGCACCGGGAGATCTATGACATCGATCTGCTGTCGGCCGGACTGCCCCGCGTGAAGTCCAGCGCGACCGTCGCCCGGACCGAGAGCGAGGGCGAACTGCGCTTGCTGGAGGCGACCGTCTACCTGGCGCATGCCGTCCGGCCCCGAGCTCTGGTCATCGAGAACGTACCGGGACTGGTGGGCGCGCCCGACTTCGAACCGATACGCGACCTCATCCACAAAGAGCTGAATCATCTCGGCTACCGGTTCCGGTGGTTCCTCCTGAACGCAGCCGACTTCGGGGTACCGCAGGACCGGAGGCAAGGGCTGCTCGTGGCGCTCAAGAAGCAGCACTTCGACGCGTTCCGTCCACCGGAGCCGACGGTTCGCAAGCATCTGCCCGTGGGCCGAGCCCTGCGCCGCTCGATGGCCATGGGCGGTTGGCGGGACGCCGACCGATGGGCAGCCCAGGCGCTCAGCGTGGCACCGACCTTGGTGGGCGGGTCGGACAGGCGAGGAGGCGCGGATCTCGGACCGGCAGGGACGAAAAAGGCCTGGGCCCGGATGGGCGTCGATGGAGGCACCGTGGCCGACAACGTTCCCGGCCCGGACTTCGCCTGGGCGCCGGAGACGGGACGGCACGGGATGGTCAGGATCACGACGGACCAGGCCGCGCTCCTGCAGGGCTTCCCGTCCGATTGGGGATTCGCCGGGAAGAAGACGGCCCGCTATCGCCAGATCGGGCATGCCTCCCCACCGCCGGTGGCCAGGGCGCTCGGGCTGGCGATCCGAGCCGCACTGACGGCGCCAGCACCCCCCGTCGCCGGCTACACTTCAATCCCATGA
- a CDS encoding DNA cytosine methyltransferase encodes MNSPGSQVHHLDGIRILDLFAGPGGLDVAAHFLGFKSIGIEWDRNACETRYAAGLPTIHADVSVMRESRFDEIPKSVDVLAGGPPCQSFSVAGNGAGRRALDTVKKFIHRLVDGDDEAKIDEDLHALGDSRTALVLEPLRWLLKAIETEGRDPYRAIVLEQVPAALPLWEVYAKLLRGGEGRLKGVKYEAECWELKTEQFGVPQTRTRAVLVARRPGRGAIEPLEATHLPFDLHRGKRNAAQADMLPTDSAIPGAKQRWLSMAEALDAASKLKSSPVDMSRLRTEGKMKFFVVSNYGSGGDPKNRGRRLSSEPAFTVTGKISRNKVYKSSAEYEAEKPDRFTIPESGVLQTFPHNFPWSGNDQAQQVGNAVPPRLGMHVLSRALRGNTPSDDELAAATTWPTVPRTTTDELRIIGCGDQSRCPPHSHRVPRPRRKPAP; translated from the coding sequence ATGAACAGCCCGGGATCACAGGTTCACCATCTCGACGGAATCCGGATCTTGGACCTCTTCGCAGGTCCTGGTGGACTCGACGTGGCCGCGCATTTCCTGGGCTTCAAGAGCATCGGGATCGAGTGGGACCGCAACGCGTGCGAGACACGCTACGCGGCGGGACTGCCGACGATTCACGCCGATGTGAGCGTCATGCGCGAGAGTCGCTTCGACGAGATCCCGAAATCGGTCGACGTCCTGGCCGGGGGGCCACCCTGTCAATCCTTCTCCGTCGCGGGAAACGGCGCGGGACGTCGAGCACTGGACACAGTGAAGAAGTTCATCCACCGCCTTGTGGACGGGGATGACGAAGCGAAGATCGACGAGGATCTGCACGCCCTCGGCGACTCGCGCACCGCCTTGGTCCTGGAGCCCCTTCGCTGGCTCCTCAAAGCGATCGAAACAGAGGGGCGTGACCCGTACAGGGCGATCGTTCTGGAGCAGGTGCCTGCGGCCCTGCCCCTCTGGGAGGTCTACGCGAAACTTCTGCGCGGCGGAGAAGGAAGGCTGAAGGGCGTCAAGTACGAAGCGGAATGCTGGGAGTTGAAGACCGAGCAGTTCGGGGTGCCGCAGACTCGCACCCGTGCCGTACTCGTCGCCCGGCGCCCGGGGCGTGGGGCCATCGAACCGCTCGAAGCGACTCATCTTCCCTTCGACCTGCATCGGGGGAAACGCAATGCCGCTCAGGCGGATATGCTCCCGACCGACTCTGCGATTCCCGGGGCCAAGCAGCGCTGGCTCTCCATGGCGGAGGCCCTCGACGCGGCGAGCAAGCTGAAGAGCTCGCCCGTGGACATGTCCCGGCTCCGGACGGAGGGCAAGATGAAGTTCTTCGTCGTCTCGAACTACGGCTCCGGGGGCGACCCGAAGAACCGAGGCCGGCGCCTGTCGTCCGAGCCCGCCTTCACGGTCACCGGGAAGATTTCCCGGAACAAGGTGTACAAGAGCAGCGCGGAGTACGAGGCTGAGAAGCCCGACCGCTTCACCATCCCTGAGTCCGGGGTGCTCCAAACCTTCCCGCACAACTTCCCCTGGTCGGGAAACGACCAGGCGCAGCAGGTGGGCAATGCGGTACCACCCCGGCTCGGCATGCACGTACTCAGCAGGGCACTGCGCGGGAACACCCCCTCGGACGACGAGTTGGCGGCCGCGACCACTTGGCCGACTGTGCCCCGGACCACCACGGACGAGCTGCGCATCATCGGGTGCGGCGATCAGAGCCGATGCCCTCCGCACTCGCACAGAGTCCCTCGCCCTCGTCGGAAGCCCGCCCCCTGA